In Microbacterium pumilum, the following proteins share a genomic window:
- a CDS encoding AAA family ATPase has translation MRGGLERWKRGVGSHGVRQAISYALEGSCDAHLQHTTGTEALEAYSAASDATVSRFIVDNGVITSDELTAGGLRVWLTGHDPVTGEERGHQRLSPDADLLLDGTLNHPKSYSIAALLHPELAAEFEALQNRLRERILLTWQSELNARRGHGGLVREEITRIEVVELQHRRSRALDPHIHRHLWLNIKVLGADGKWSNLDSRVAMKLHTIVNAEGDLAARTDRAWIAALARRGYTLDDAGEIAELAGAVRPLSRRSAQIEANRARMIAEWSTAHGGSAPSVEVLQQIDRRAWAVSRPNKPADLDELSWEARVRDEIASIDASLVAERAAVDIDATDIDTLDFDLLAAMAVVDADERSTSSGGRFNAFDIRAGATRALSRTGIVAHRAQLDGVIDEIAGRAAMAVVRVIAEPAPAHVKTLMATETMRAKVRLAGRLDAIANPGRSLLPAELHRHASKEDVSILDASQNVAACAIAGTDGLVTVTGPAGTGKTTMLRAAFHALTAQRRRMLVVAPTLKAASVAAQEIGTSASSIHALLFDHGYRWSTDDAGAKVWVRLARGDTDPKIGGTYSGPAQWVLRTGDRIVVDEAGMVDLQTANALTELALELRVGLAFVGDPHQALPVGHAGAMASAIRHANASVELDTVHRFRDPEYAALTLRLRNSVDREHALEVAGELAERGHLECFDHHDAARERMIDAYFDWHARGKRVTLVSGTNAEADAINAAIQQRRVDKGELDPGLVACGMEEQRILVGDTVQTRRNDRLTGVENRANWIVRGIYDEFVSLVSVCDSGEVRHIPLDYAREHLQLAYASTVHGVQGDTADASVVGPDVDAAGLYVGLTRGRIHNVAIVVARTDAAARERIADSMQRGTTEVTMQDALRAAQAEVRRAARNREAATGPVVGASTAGRGMGM, from the coding sequence ATGCGCGGAGGTCTGGAGCGATGGAAGAGGGGTGTCGGATCCCACGGGGTCCGGCAGGCGATCTCGTACGCGCTCGAGGGCTCCTGCGACGCCCACCTGCAACACACGACCGGCACCGAAGCGCTCGAGGCATACAGTGCCGCATCCGATGCGACCGTGTCGCGGTTCATCGTCGACAATGGCGTCATCACATCCGACGAGCTCACCGCCGGCGGTCTTCGTGTCTGGCTGACCGGGCACGATCCGGTCACTGGAGAGGAGAGAGGTCACCAGCGGCTCAGCCCCGACGCCGACCTGCTGCTCGACGGCACGCTCAACCACCCGAAGTCCTACAGCATCGCCGCCCTGCTGCATCCCGAACTTGCCGCCGAGTTCGAAGCGCTCCAGAACCGTTTGCGTGAGCGGATCCTGCTCACGTGGCAGTCCGAGCTCAATGCGCGGCGTGGGCACGGCGGCCTCGTCCGCGAGGAGATCACGCGCATCGAAGTCGTCGAACTGCAGCATCGCCGCTCGCGTGCGCTCGACCCCCACATCCACCGCCACCTCTGGCTGAACATCAAGGTGCTGGGCGCGGATGGCAAGTGGTCGAACCTCGACTCGCGTGTCGCGATGAAGCTGCACACCATCGTCAACGCCGAGGGTGACCTCGCCGCCCGCACGGATCGTGCGTGGATCGCCGCGCTCGCGCGCCGCGGGTACACGCTCGATGACGCGGGAGAGATCGCCGAACTCGCCGGCGCCGTCCGTCCGCTCTCGCGTCGGTCGGCGCAGATCGAGGCAAACCGTGCGCGGATGATCGCGGAGTGGTCGACGGCGCACGGCGGTTCGGCGCCGAGCGTCGAGGTGCTGCAACAGATCGACCGCCGTGCGTGGGCGGTGTCTCGTCCGAACAAGCCCGCCGATCTCGACGAGCTGTCGTGGGAGGCGAGAGTCCGGGACGAAATCGCGTCGATCGATGCCAGCCTGGTAGCCGAGCGAGCAGCCGTCGATATCGACGCGACAGACATCGACACCCTTGATTTTGATCTGCTCGCCGCAATGGCAGTTGTCGACGCCGACGAACGGTCCACGTCATCCGGTGGACGGTTCAATGCCTTCGACATCCGCGCCGGCGCAACGCGTGCCCTCTCGCGCACGGGCATCGTCGCGCACCGCGCCCAGCTCGATGGCGTCATCGACGAGATCGCCGGACGCGCTGCCATGGCCGTCGTGCGAGTCATCGCAGAACCCGCTCCCGCGCACGTGAAGACGCTCATGGCGACCGAGACGATGCGCGCGAAGGTACGCCTTGCCGGTCGCCTCGACGCAATCGCCAATCCCGGACGATCCCTCCTGCCCGCCGAGCTGCATCGGCATGCATCGAAGGAGGACGTCTCGATTCTGGATGCTTCGCAGAACGTTGCAGCGTGCGCCATCGCAGGAACGGATGGGCTCGTGACGGTGACCGGTCCCGCGGGCACAGGGAAGACCACGATGCTGCGTGCCGCGTTCCACGCCCTCACCGCGCAGCGGCGACGGATGTTGGTGGTCGCCCCGACGCTCAAGGCGGCCTCGGTGGCGGCCCAAGAGATCGGGACCTCGGCATCAAGCATCCATGCATTGCTTTTCGATCATGGTTATCGGTGGAGCACGGACGATGCCGGCGCGAAGGTATGGGTTCGACTTGCCCGCGGCGACACCGACCCCAAGATAGGTGGTACCTACAGCGGCCCCGCCCAATGGGTGCTTCGTACCGGTGACCGGATCGTCGTCGACGAAGCCGGCATGGTCGACCTTCAGACCGCGAACGCGCTCACCGAACTTGCGCTCGAACTGCGGGTCGGTCTCGCGTTCGTCGGCGACCCGCATCAGGCGTTGCCGGTAGGGCACGCTGGGGCGATGGCATCCGCGATCCGGCATGCCAACGCATCCGTCGAGCTGGACACCGTGCATCGGTTCCGCGACCCCGAGTACGCGGCGCTCACGCTGCGACTGCGCAACTCAGTCGATCGTGAGCACGCGCTTGAGGTCGCCGGCGAGCTCGCGGAGCGCGGTCACCTCGAGTGCTTCGATCACCACGACGCGGCGCGCGAGCGGATGATCGACGCCTACTTCGACTGGCACGCGCGCGGCAAGCGGGTGACGCTCGTGTCGGGGACCAACGCCGAGGCGGATGCCATCAACGCCGCCATCCAGCAGCGCCGTGTTGATAAGGGTGAGCTCGATCCCGGTCTCGTCGCGTGCGGGATGGAGGAGCAGCGGATCCTCGTTGGCGACACGGTGCAGACCCGCCGCAATGATCGGCTCACTGGCGTCGAAAACCGCGCAAACTGGATCGTGCGCGGCATCTACGACGAGTTCGTGTCGCTCGTCTCCGTCTGCGACAGCGGTGAGGTGCGTCACATTCCCCTCGACTATGCGCGCGAGCACCTGCAGCTCGCCTATGCGTCGACCGTGCACGGGGTCCAGGGCGACACAGCCGACGCGTCGGTCGTCGGGCCGGATGTGGATGCTGCCGGGCTCTACGTCGGGCTTACGCGCGGCCGGATCCACAACGTCGCGATCGTCGTCGCACGGACGGATGCTGCGGCCCGCGAGCGGATTGCCGATTCGATGCAGCGCGGCACGACAGAGGTAACGATGCAGGATGCTTTGCGCGCGGCTCAGGCAGAGGTTAGGCGCGCGGCGCGGAATCGAGAGGCCGCAACGGGTCCGGTGGTTGGGGCGTCGACTGCGGGGCGAGGGATGGGGATGTAG